From the genome of Miscanthus floridulus cultivar M001 chromosome 10, ASM1932011v1, whole genome shotgun sequence, one region includes:
- the LOC136487014 gene encoding disease resistance protein RGA5-like isoform X2, which produces MEEPTNKILEWLMPKGHGEEDLKLKVVSVLGDEGAGKSTLVKRIWRLSKGKFDCQAFVQTAKKPDTRMILRSILSQVRPKQPLKVCKVPKLVTDLREHLQDKRYFIVIDGLWDVSVWHIIKRAFPAGNQRIITTTAVENVAHVCCSYDSNSIVNVECLGTDQAKNLFIDRAFGSEKGCPPQFNDFTDEITRKCGGFPLAIICTARLVASQPETEQEQQLDYVTKFLPNNLSTHSSSMEILNQVLKLCYSSLPHYLKTCLLYLSVYPENYLLLKEDLVKQWIAEDFICTPEGKDIVDVAGSYFDELLSLGLIQRIDIVNSYRKGLLCYTVHPVVFDFITCKSMEDNFITIIDYSQSTVVLSEKVRRLSLHFGSATYATTPESVELSQVRSLSFIGLLGCMPSIAEFKLVRVMILHICSDDVDTRFSLSEICNLLQLRYLQVRCNVTVELPKQMCLKHLETLEINAVVENVPSDIVHLSRLRHVRLGEKTNRTPGQMVSVKVTPSVYWRRWRLPSLSIPLRSFELLHPICMFPRLPRWFRQLHKLRRMEIVVRQLSADIDVLAELPVLKHLSLYVRTPPNLAIIFSRGMFPALEYFKFACGVLSLGFQKGTLPNLRWLKLVFNAHKREQYGIPVGISHLLSLQKVVAGIGLAPGAGESDRIAAGSAFKDAIRQHQCHRSFEVVVKMVDQVDEDWNQHGFLFLDESPDISDFTFLSEGSSNERGQVPLWKLAFQTPPQLPVFTRSKIEDEAGNPLEVILVDADTGSPAVLPQALRVELVPVFGDFPPEGCEDWSADEFQRNVVKERHGKRPLLTGDVSLTMRDGRATVGELQFTDNSSWVRCSMFRIGARVVPKSYDGSRIVEAITEAFMVRDHRGDLYPKHYPPVLGDSVWRLEKIGKEGAFHRKLMRNNIGTVQEFLRMLAVKPNELRAILGDGMTDRMWDATTRHARTCVPGDEVYVYTAGGSTIYVNSVFDLVKVKIGGTECTLQQLNRDQTMLLRQLILEAYEHRYNLIELETRYPPSLGDSAWVLKNIAKEGAFHNRLEHNNIKTVQDFIRILMVKPDELRAMLGDGMMDDMWEETSRHARTCVPGDKVYVYAADGRTIYVNSVFNLVKVEIGGIECPLQQLNWDQMALVLPLIMEAYEHRHDLEETSAVTFDGDATDNIALLRARFAAYSRADMMDEMWEETSNNGLLAEMARAAAWHPSDPGSTPGGSGFTWPG; this is translated from the exons ATGGAAGAACCAACAAACAAGATTCTTGAGTGGCTGATGCCGAAAggacatggtgaagaagacctcAAGCTCAAGGTTGTTTCCGTTCTTGGTGATGAAGGAGCTGGGAAGAGCACTCTTGTCAAAAGAATATGGCGTTTATCTAAAGGGAAGTTCGACTGCCAGGCTTTCGTGCAGACGGCAAAAAAGCCTGATACGAGGATGATTCTCAGAAGCATACTCTCACAAGTTCGCCCGAAGCAGCCACTAAAAGTCTGCAAGGTGCCAAAACTCGTTACCGATCTAAGGGAACATCTCCAAGATAAGAG GTATTTTATTGTAATTGATGGCTTATGGGATGTGTCAGTTTGGCACATTATTAAGCGGGCCTTTCCAGCCGGTAACCAAAGAATAATAACAACAACAGCAGTTGAGAACGTCGCCCATGTATGCTGCAGTTATGACAGTAATAGCATTGTCAATGTCGAATGTCTTGGTACTGATCAAGCCAAAAATTTATTCATTGATAGAGCTTTTGGGTCTGAAAAAGGATGTCCACCACAGTTCAATGATTTCACAGATGAGATCACAAGAAAATGTGGTGGTTTTCCCTTAGCCATCATCTGCACTGCTAGACTTGTGGCAAGCCAACCAGAAACAGAACAGGAGCAGCAATTGGATTATGTCACTAAGTTTCTGCCAAACAATTTGAGTACACACTCATCTTCTATGGAGATCCTGAACCAAGTACTGAAACTGTGTTACAGTAGTCTTCCTCATTATCTGAAGACATGTCTGCTGTATCttagtgtgtatccagagaattACTTACTTCTGAAAGAAGATTTAGTGAAGCAATGGATAGCTGAAGATTTCATATGTACACCAGAAGGGAAGGACATTGTAGACGTTGCCGGCAGTTATTTTGATGAGCTCCTGAGTTTAGGCCTGATCCAGCGAATAGATATTGTTAACTCTTACAGGAAGGGTTTGTTGTGCTACACAGTGCACCCTGTGGTATTTGATTTTATCACATGCAAATCCATGGAAGATAATTTCATCACCATCATAGATTATTCTCAGTCGACAGTAGTTCTCAGTGAGAAGGTTCGTCGACTGTCACTCCACTTTGGCAGTGCAACATATGCTACTACACCCGAAAGTGTGGAATTATCACAAGTTCGCTCACTCTCTTTTATTGGACTCTTGGGTTGCATGCCTTCGATTGCAGAGTTTAAGCTTGTTCGAGTCATGATCCTCCATATCTGTAGTGACGACGTGGACACGAGGTTTTCACTTTCAGAAATATGTAACCTGCTCCAGCTAAGATATTTGCAAGTCAGGTGCAACGTTACTGTGGAATTGCCAAAGCAGATGTGCCTAAAACACTTGGAAACACTGGAAATAAATGCAGTAGTAGAAAATGTTCCATCGGATATTGTCCATCTTTCAAGATTGCGGCATGTTCGTCTTGGAGAGAAGACAAACCGAACTCCGGGTCAAATGGTTTCAGTCAAGGTTACTCCCTCAGTTTACTGGAGGAGGTGGAGGTTGCCGTCTCTTTCCATCCCCCTTCGGAGTTTTGAGTTGCTGCATCCCATTTGCATGTTTCCAAGGCTGCCCCGGTGGTTTCGTCAACTACACAAACTCCGTAGAATGGAAATTGTGGTCAGACAATTGTCGGCCGACATTGATGTCCTAGCGGAGTTACCGGTTCTCAAACATCTGTCCTTGTACGTCCGAACACCACCCAATTTAGCAATAATCTTCAGCAGAGGAATGTTCCCAGCTCTCGAGTATTTCAAAtttgcctgtggtgtgctatcgCTGGGCTTTCAGAAAGGAACACTGCCCAATCTTCGTTGGCTCAAGCTAGTCTTCAACGCCCACAAAAGGGAGCAGTACGGTATTCCTGTGGGCATCAGCCACCTGTTAAGCCTCCAGAAAGTTGTTGCAGGCATTGGGTTAGCCCCTGGTGCTGGGGAATCTGACAGGATAGCTGCAGGGTCTGCGTTCAAGGATGCAATTAGACAGCATCAATGTCACCGAAGTTTCGAGGTGGTGGTGAAAATGGTGGATCAAGTTGACGAGGATTGGAATCAACATGGTTTCCTTTTTTTGGACGAATCTCCTGATATTTCCGATTTTACCTTTTTATCC GAAGGATCCTCAAACGAACGTGGGCAAGTGCCACTGTGGAAGCTGGCGTTCCAGACCCCGCCGCAGCTCCCGGTCTTCACGCGGAGCAAGATCGAGGACGAGGCTGGGAACCCGCTGGAGGTGATCCTCGTGGACGCGGACACCGGCTCGCCGGCCGTGCTCCCGCAGGCGCTGCGCGTCGAGCTGGTCCCGGTGTTCGGCGACTTCCCGCCGGAGGGGTGCGAGGACTGGTCCGCCGACGAGTTCCAGAGGAACGTCGTCAAGGAGCGCCATGGCAAGCGCCCGCTCCTGACAGGCGACGTCAGCCTCACCATGAGGGACGGGCGCGCCACGGTGGGCGAGCTCCAGTTCACGGACAACTCGTCCTGGGTCCGCTGCAGCATGTTCCGCATCGGGGCGCGCGTCGTGCCAAAAAGCTACGACGGCAGCAGGATCGTTGAGGCCATCACCGAAGCCTTCATGGTCAGAGACCACCGTGGTGATCTGTATCCGAAGCACTACCCTCCCGTCCTCGGTGACTCAGTGTGGAGGCTGGAGAAGATCGGCAAGGAAGGCGCGTTCCACAGGAAGCTGATGCGCAACAACATCGGGACTGTTCAGGAATTCCTAAGGATGCTAGCGGTCAAGCCTAACGAGCTGCGAGCG ATTCTGGGCGACGGCATGACCGACCGTATGTGGGACGCGACAACCAGACACGCAAGGACATGCGTCCCCGGCGACGAGGTGTACGTGTACACAGCGGGTGGCAGCACCATCTACGTGAACTCTGTCTTCGACCTCGTTAAGGTCAAGATCGGCGGTACTGAGTGCACCTTACAGCAGCTGAACAGAGACCAGACG ATGTTGTTGCGGCAGCTAATTCTGGAGGCGTACGAGCACCGCTACAACCTCATCGAGCTGGAGACGCGCTACCCTCCCTCCCTTGGCGACTCGGCGTGGGTGCTCAAGAATATCGCCAAGGAAGGCGCGTTCCACAATAGGCTGGAGCACAACAACATCAAGACTGTTCAGGACTTTATAAGGATACTAATGGTCAAGCCTGACGAACTACGTGCG ATGCTGGGCGACGGCATGATGGACGATATGTGGGAGGAGACCAGCAGGCACGCGAGGACCTGCGTCCCCGGCGACAAGGTGTACGTGTACGCAGCGGATGGCCGCACCATCTACGTGAACTCCGTCTTCAACCTCGTTAAGGTCGAGATCGGTGGCATTGAGTGCCCGTTGCAGCAGCTCAACTGGGACCAGATG GCGTTGGTGCTACCGCTAATTATGGAAGCGTACGAGCACCGCCACGACCTCGAAGAGACCAGTGCCGTCACATTCGACGGCGACGCCACCGACAACATTGCACTGCTCCGCG
- the LOC136487014 gene encoding disease resistance protein RGA5-like isoform X1 — MMEPLNSCSLGAMGSLLRKLDELLRTEEWAKGLIGDLRIISTKMKKLSEVHSPPHTVKYWMNDARELSYDMEVCVDLFVQICQPEDLPAKVAWILAWSKEILGFEARVKEVNERCERYNLVNRYVLLSNPAKILVSRHLRTQYEEPDPVGMEEPTNKILEWLMPKGHGEEDLKLKVVSVLGDEGAGKSTLVKRIWRLSKGKFDCQAFVQTAKKPDTRMILRSILSQVRPKQPLKVCKVPKLVTDLREHLQDKRYFIVIDGLWDVSVWHIIKRAFPAGNQRIITTTAVENVAHVCCSYDSNSIVNVECLGTDQAKNLFIDRAFGSEKGCPPQFNDFTDEITRKCGGFPLAIICTARLVASQPETEQEQQLDYVTKFLPNNLSTHSSSMEILNQVLKLCYSSLPHYLKTCLLYLSVYPENYLLLKEDLVKQWIAEDFICTPEGKDIVDVAGSYFDELLSLGLIQRIDIVNSYRKGLLCYTVHPVVFDFITCKSMEDNFITIIDYSQSTVVLSEKVRRLSLHFGSATYATTPESVELSQVRSLSFIGLLGCMPSIAEFKLVRVMILHICSDDVDTRFSLSEICNLLQLRYLQVRCNVTVELPKQMCLKHLETLEINAVVENVPSDIVHLSRLRHVRLGEKTNRTPGQMVSVKVTPSVYWRRWRLPSLSIPLRSFELLHPICMFPRLPRWFRQLHKLRRMEIVVRQLSADIDVLAELPVLKHLSLYVRTPPNLAIIFSRGMFPALEYFKFACGVLSLGFQKGTLPNLRWLKLVFNAHKREQYGIPVGISHLLSLQKVVAGIGLAPGAGESDRIAAGSAFKDAIRQHQCHRSFEVVVKMVDQVDEDWNQHGFLFLDESPDISDFTFLSEGSSNERGQVPLWKLAFQTPPQLPVFTRSKIEDEAGNPLEVILVDADTGSPAVLPQALRVELVPVFGDFPPEGCEDWSADEFQRNVVKERHGKRPLLTGDVSLTMRDGRATVGELQFTDNSSWVRCSMFRIGARVVPKSYDGSRIVEAITEAFMVRDHRGDLYPKHYPPVLGDSVWRLEKIGKEGAFHRKLMRNNIGTVQEFLRMLAVKPNELRAILGDGMTDRMWDATTRHARTCVPGDEVYVYTAGGSTIYVNSVFDLVKVKIGGTECTLQQLNRDQTMLLRQLILEAYEHRYNLIELETRYPPSLGDSAWVLKNIAKEGAFHNRLEHNNIKTVQDFIRILMVKPDELRAMLGDGMMDDMWEETSRHARTCVPGDKVYVYAADGRTIYVNSVFNLVKVEIGGIECPLQQLNWDQMALVLPLIMEAYEHRHDLEETSAVTFDGDATDNIALLRARFAAYSRADMMDEMWEETSNNGLLAEMARAAAWHPSDPGSTPGGSGFTWPG, encoded by the exons ATGATGGAACCTCTGAATAGCTGTTCGCTGGGTGCCATGGGATCCCTTCTCAGAAAGCTCGATGAGCTACTGCGTACTGAAGAGTGGGCAAAGGGACTCATAGGCGATCTTCGCATAATAAGCACCAAGATGAAGAAGCTATCAGAGGTACACAGCCCTCCCCATACGGTGAAATACTGGATGAATGATGCGCGTGAATTGTCCTACGACATGGAAGTCTGCGTCGACCTGTTCGTCCAGATTTGCCAGCCAGAAGATTTGCCAGCTAAGGTAGCGTGGATTTTGGCCTGGAGTAAAGAGATCTTGGGATTTGAGGCTCGCGTGAAGGAGGTTAACGAAAGATGTGAGAGGTACAATCTTGTTAACAGATACGTACTTCTCAGTAATCCGGCAAAAATTTTAGTGAGCCGTCATCTTCGAACTCAGTACGAAGAACCCGACCCTGTCGGCATGGAAGAACCAACAAACAAGATTCTTGAGTGGCTGATGCCGAAAggacatggtgaagaagacctcAAGCTCAAGGTTGTTTCCGTTCTTGGTGATGAAGGAGCTGGGAAGAGCACTCTTGTCAAAAGAATATGGCGTTTATCTAAAGGGAAGTTCGACTGCCAGGCTTTCGTGCAGACGGCAAAAAAGCCTGATACGAGGATGATTCTCAGAAGCATACTCTCACAAGTTCGCCCGAAGCAGCCACTAAAAGTCTGCAAGGTGCCAAAACTCGTTACCGATCTAAGGGAACATCTCCAAGATAAGAG GTATTTTATTGTAATTGATGGCTTATGGGATGTGTCAGTTTGGCACATTATTAAGCGGGCCTTTCCAGCCGGTAACCAAAGAATAATAACAACAACAGCAGTTGAGAACGTCGCCCATGTATGCTGCAGTTATGACAGTAATAGCATTGTCAATGTCGAATGTCTTGGTACTGATCAAGCCAAAAATTTATTCATTGATAGAGCTTTTGGGTCTGAAAAAGGATGTCCACCACAGTTCAATGATTTCACAGATGAGATCACAAGAAAATGTGGTGGTTTTCCCTTAGCCATCATCTGCACTGCTAGACTTGTGGCAAGCCAACCAGAAACAGAACAGGAGCAGCAATTGGATTATGTCACTAAGTTTCTGCCAAACAATTTGAGTACACACTCATCTTCTATGGAGATCCTGAACCAAGTACTGAAACTGTGTTACAGTAGTCTTCCTCATTATCTGAAGACATGTCTGCTGTATCttagtgtgtatccagagaattACTTACTTCTGAAAGAAGATTTAGTGAAGCAATGGATAGCTGAAGATTTCATATGTACACCAGAAGGGAAGGACATTGTAGACGTTGCCGGCAGTTATTTTGATGAGCTCCTGAGTTTAGGCCTGATCCAGCGAATAGATATTGTTAACTCTTACAGGAAGGGTTTGTTGTGCTACACAGTGCACCCTGTGGTATTTGATTTTATCACATGCAAATCCATGGAAGATAATTTCATCACCATCATAGATTATTCTCAGTCGACAGTAGTTCTCAGTGAGAAGGTTCGTCGACTGTCACTCCACTTTGGCAGTGCAACATATGCTACTACACCCGAAAGTGTGGAATTATCACAAGTTCGCTCACTCTCTTTTATTGGACTCTTGGGTTGCATGCCTTCGATTGCAGAGTTTAAGCTTGTTCGAGTCATGATCCTCCATATCTGTAGTGACGACGTGGACACGAGGTTTTCACTTTCAGAAATATGTAACCTGCTCCAGCTAAGATATTTGCAAGTCAGGTGCAACGTTACTGTGGAATTGCCAAAGCAGATGTGCCTAAAACACTTGGAAACACTGGAAATAAATGCAGTAGTAGAAAATGTTCCATCGGATATTGTCCATCTTTCAAGATTGCGGCATGTTCGTCTTGGAGAGAAGACAAACCGAACTCCGGGTCAAATGGTTTCAGTCAAGGTTACTCCCTCAGTTTACTGGAGGAGGTGGAGGTTGCCGTCTCTTTCCATCCCCCTTCGGAGTTTTGAGTTGCTGCATCCCATTTGCATGTTTCCAAGGCTGCCCCGGTGGTTTCGTCAACTACACAAACTCCGTAGAATGGAAATTGTGGTCAGACAATTGTCGGCCGACATTGATGTCCTAGCGGAGTTACCGGTTCTCAAACATCTGTCCTTGTACGTCCGAACACCACCCAATTTAGCAATAATCTTCAGCAGAGGAATGTTCCCAGCTCTCGAGTATTTCAAAtttgcctgtggtgtgctatcgCTGGGCTTTCAGAAAGGAACACTGCCCAATCTTCGTTGGCTCAAGCTAGTCTTCAACGCCCACAAAAGGGAGCAGTACGGTATTCCTGTGGGCATCAGCCACCTGTTAAGCCTCCAGAAAGTTGTTGCAGGCATTGGGTTAGCCCCTGGTGCTGGGGAATCTGACAGGATAGCTGCAGGGTCTGCGTTCAAGGATGCAATTAGACAGCATCAATGTCACCGAAGTTTCGAGGTGGTGGTGAAAATGGTGGATCAAGTTGACGAGGATTGGAATCAACATGGTTTCCTTTTTTTGGACGAATCTCCTGATATTTCCGATTTTACCTTTTTATCC GAAGGATCCTCAAACGAACGTGGGCAAGTGCCACTGTGGAAGCTGGCGTTCCAGACCCCGCCGCAGCTCCCGGTCTTCACGCGGAGCAAGATCGAGGACGAGGCTGGGAACCCGCTGGAGGTGATCCTCGTGGACGCGGACACCGGCTCGCCGGCCGTGCTCCCGCAGGCGCTGCGCGTCGAGCTGGTCCCGGTGTTCGGCGACTTCCCGCCGGAGGGGTGCGAGGACTGGTCCGCCGACGAGTTCCAGAGGAACGTCGTCAAGGAGCGCCATGGCAAGCGCCCGCTCCTGACAGGCGACGTCAGCCTCACCATGAGGGACGGGCGCGCCACGGTGGGCGAGCTCCAGTTCACGGACAACTCGTCCTGGGTCCGCTGCAGCATGTTCCGCATCGGGGCGCGCGTCGTGCCAAAAAGCTACGACGGCAGCAGGATCGTTGAGGCCATCACCGAAGCCTTCATGGTCAGAGACCACCGTGGTGATCTGTATCCGAAGCACTACCCTCCCGTCCTCGGTGACTCAGTGTGGAGGCTGGAGAAGATCGGCAAGGAAGGCGCGTTCCACAGGAAGCTGATGCGCAACAACATCGGGACTGTTCAGGAATTCCTAAGGATGCTAGCGGTCAAGCCTAACGAGCTGCGAGCG ATTCTGGGCGACGGCATGACCGACCGTATGTGGGACGCGACAACCAGACACGCAAGGACATGCGTCCCCGGCGACGAGGTGTACGTGTACACAGCGGGTGGCAGCACCATCTACGTGAACTCTGTCTTCGACCTCGTTAAGGTCAAGATCGGCGGTACTGAGTGCACCTTACAGCAGCTGAACAGAGACCAGACG ATGTTGTTGCGGCAGCTAATTCTGGAGGCGTACGAGCACCGCTACAACCTCATCGAGCTGGAGACGCGCTACCCTCCCTCCCTTGGCGACTCGGCGTGGGTGCTCAAGAATATCGCCAAGGAAGGCGCGTTCCACAATAGGCTGGAGCACAACAACATCAAGACTGTTCAGGACTTTATAAGGATACTAATGGTCAAGCCTGACGAACTACGTGCG ATGCTGGGCGACGGCATGATGGACGATATGTGGGAGGAGACCAGCAGGCACGCGAGGACCTGCGTCCCCGGCGACAAGGTGTACGTGTACGCAGCGGATGGCCGCACCATCTACGTGAACTCCGTCTTCAACCTCGTTAAGGTCGAGATCGGTGGCATTGAGTGCCCGTTGCAGCAGCTCAACTGGGACCAGATG GCGTTGGTGCTACCGCTAATTATGGAAGCGTACGAGCACCGCCACGACCTCGAAGAGACCAGTGCCGTCACATTCGACGGCGACGCCACCGACAACATTGCACTGCTCCGCG